A DNA window from Trichosurus vulpecula isolate mTriVul1 chromosome 2, mTriVul1.pri, whole genome shotgun sequence contains the following coding sequences:
- the FABP3 gene encoding fatty acid-binding protein, heart: protein MVDAFVGTWKLVDSKNFDEYMKSLGVGFATRQVANMTKPTTIIELSGDTITLKTHSTFKNTEISFKLGVEFDETTPDDRKVKSLVTLDGGKLVYVQKWNGQETTLVRELQDGKLILTLTHGSAVCVRTYEKETA from the exons ATGGTAGATGCTTTCGTTGGCACCTGGAAGCTGGTTGACAGCAAGAACTTCGATGAGTACATGAAGTCCCTTG GTGTTGGCTTTGCCACAAGGCAGGTGGCCAACATGACCAAGCCCACCACCATCATTGAGCTCAGCGGGGACACCATCACTCTCAAGACTCATAGCACTTTCAAGAACACCGAGATTTCCTTCAAGCTGGGAGTAGAGTTTGATGAGACAACGCCTGATGATAGGAAGGTCAAG TCTCTTGTCACACTGGACGGAGGCAAACTTGTCTATGTCCAGAAGTGGAACGGGCAGGAGACCACACTGGTTCGGGAGCTCCAGGATGGAAAGCTCATTCTG ACACTAACCCATGGCAGCGCAGTATGCGTTAGGACCTATGAGAAGGAAACAGCTTGA